AGTTGATATAATGATCTGGATCATGTTCCACTTTTAAATTGAAACCGAACTCTAGCTCTGTTATGGTCGCATCATTTAAATCCAGTCCCTCAAAAAATTCCTTTAAGGTTTCCAATGCCTGTAAGATCTGCGTATGGTAAAAATCATTATAATTATTATCCTCCAAATGACTGTAATCATCATCACCCCTACTGCTTAAATCATTATGCATTAAATGATTAAAATACTTATGTATAGAACCCTCTAAAACGGCTATTTTTTCGCTTATTCTTAATTTTAGATTCTCTATATCAGCTATTATAGGATAAGTAGTAAATGAGGCTTTATTTTCCGTTGTTTTCTTTTTCTGCAAAGCTGGAATTTTATTCTTAAATACATCTAACCATTTTTCTACTAAAGTTTTTTCTTTAGATTCTGTAACATTTGTAGTGATGTGTTTTCTCTGTATTTTAGGAAATTTATCTCCATTAGCATTTAACCACTTTTCTACAACGGTTTTATCTTTGAATTGTAGTTTTATATTATCTAACATTTTAAGCAGTTTTAAGGTTATATAAAAAATTCACATCACTATTTTTAATGAAAACAGGAGCATTAGCTCCCGTTTCTTTTAATTCGTTTAAATATATATGCCTGAACATAATTGTTTAATTTTTAGGCAATAGAAACCCTATACAAAGGGATTTTCCATTGCAGATTATAGACTAACTTTAAAATTTTCGTTTTAAAGTCTGAAAGTGCCTAGAATGTTCAGACTTTTATTGATTGTAACTCTAAAACCTCATATTATATCAGGCTTAGAATAATTTGTTAAGATTTTATTCATAATATTTCATTTGATTTTGGTGTATTAATTAAAATTTGTTTGTTCAAAACATGTTAAGCGTTACAAAACTTCCCTGAATTACTAATAAAATTCAACACATCACTTTTTTTGTAAAGATAATTTCTCCCTGATTTACCAAAAGGTTTTAGAATACCCTTTTTACGCCAATCAATAATAGTAGGTCTTGACTTTCTCGTAATCTTACATACTTCATTCGTTAATAAATATTCTTCTTCCGCATTTGAAGATACTTTTTCAATACTTTCTATTTTAGAAAGAATTACATTCATTTTCTCGTCAGAAGTATTCACTGAAGAGAAAGCTGCTAAGAACTGTGTAAGCGCAGTAATAACATTTGAATTTTCAATGTTTTTGTTCATTTTTATATTATTTTATTTATTAATTATCATTACATAATAAATTTTTGGGTATAAAAAAAGACCCTCTCATTCAAAAGGTCTTTAATCTATCTTAAATTTTATATCTATTATTCTTTTTCTACTATAATTTAATTCAATTTTTACTTTAAGAACATAATTCTCTGTTAGACAATAAAACCATCAATTATCGTCTTTAAAGCAAAAAACCTATCAATGCTAATGTAACATTCATAGGTTTTTTACATTATTTTGATTTTTATTCATCAAAATAATTAATGAAAGTCAAGTTATATTATCCATTTGATAAAGAATAATTTTTAACCTTCTAATTGTCATATTATCAAAAACCATGCCAAAATTATATTATTTATGAACGCCTAGATTTTATTTTACACTTTCTTTGAAAAACATTACATTATATGAATACAACACATTTAAGTTAACTCTGCTTGTAATAATAGAAAAATTCCTTATTTTTGCAAACACATATTTCTTTAGAGAATTAAGATCAAACTAAGGCATAAGTCCCCAAAATGTCCCCAATTCATAAAAGAAAAATGTAAATTATTGAATATTAATTAAATAGGTCGTTGGGTGATATTCCCCTATAGGCTACTAAACTACACCCCTCAATCCCTGATCAATACAAGGTTCAGGGATTTTTTCACCCCAAAAGTCAACGGAATCTCCACGAAATTTTAAAAGAACTCTCATACACGCTTTGTACAAGGCGAATTTCGAAAATCTTTTTGATTTCTAAAATTTTCCTTTCCTTTTGTTACCTTTTTGTTTTTGAAATTGGTTTGGAAATATTTTCTAGCTCTCAGCCTTGAAATCCTCTGAAATTTCTTCTTTTTCAGAAAAGGAACAATCTCCATTGAAAAACAAAAAACAGGCTAAAATAAGCCTGTTTCTGTTTGTTTTTTTGAAGATTTTCTTTTTCAAACTACGGTGTTCAAAACTTTCCAACCTCCCGTTGGTGATAGTCCACCAACAAAACAGATTGAATATTGTTGTTTTTGCCTTCACTATTCAAAGTCTGGATAAACAAAATTAAATTTCCCTGTCTTTATCCTTTCAACAATAGCAAATGGTGGCATGACAATGCCGATTTCTGCTTTTCGATTTTCTCCTTCAAGTCTCCCAACAATTGTAAAATCGATATCATTGATATTCCAAACAAACCAATTTTCAGAAATTTCCAATGGTTTTTCACCAACCTTAACACCATAATCATTCGTATCCCTAAATAAAATAGCTTTTATATTAGGATAAACAATACTTTTTCCTTCTTGAATAAAAAGTTTTTGCTTCACTCCAATATTTATCATAGTATGTGCATGAAAATCAATCTCACTTGAAAGTAGCTCACTCCAATCTGGTTGTACATTACTCAAATATTCTTTTTTGAAGGAACGTATGACATCACTATTTAATTGCGTCAAATCATTTGCTATATATTGAAAATATTTCTTGTTTCCATTGTCTAATGTCACTGAGAATATATCTCCAATCTCTGTTTTTATTCTTTTTGCCATTTTATTTTAAGGTGTTGCAACACCAAAACTACTCCAATATTTTGGTGCTATTGAATTTATTTTATTTATTAATTGTCCTCCATTTTTTTGTAGACCATATTGATTAATTAAGTTTTGTTCTGCGACACGTGCTTGTTGCAATGTCATGCCAGAAGCTCCTTTTATTTGTCTAAAGAAAAGATTACCTTTTTCACCTCCTTCTGCAGCATGCTGTGCAAATCGAGTAGCAAAAGGTTGACTTGTCCTGCCAACATATTTTACTTCTCCTGCCGCATTTACTCCTTCATAGAGTCCATGCAACTTCTCTGTTGCCTCCGTTGCAAGTGTTGCCCTCCTGATTATGGCATTCAAAGCACCTCCTGTAACAGCACCCACAACAGCATCTTGTACCAACGGATTTTCAGCAACAAGTGATTGAAGTTGAGTTTTTCCTCTTGAATCAGGAATTGAACTTATTGTTGAAGCATTGGAGTCTCCAAACATTGCAATGCTTAATCCTGGTGCTGAATCACCTGCATGAATCAATGGGTCTAAGTTTGGAACTACTCCCAATCCTCCCAATAAAGAATTGTTAGTATAATCATTTGGACCGCCCGGACCTAATGCTGTTGTAGATCCATCTGCTGCTGTATATGTTCCGGATTTTCCTAAATAAGTTTCATTTGCTCCTGCTGTTGATTGACTTGTGGCATTGGGATTCCAATAAACACTGTTTGTTTCCCTGTTATGCACCCAATCAAACGCTGCTCTTCCGTCAGGGTCAATATTGCTTATTGGATTGTTGTACACAATATGATAGGGAGACCAACTCGGAAATTCTTCACTCAATGGGTCAGGACTTATCCAACGTCCTGCTGTATCCAAATACGGCTGTGCATCAGGGTCACTCAAATCAATCTCCCTAAATTCTGTGATAGCTCTTGTTTTCCTGTTGAATCGCACAGAGCCAATCTTCACAATACTATCCATGTCGTGAAATTCAAGGTACTTTCCCTTGCTAAGCGTTGCTATCTTTGGATAGTACCCATATTTAGCAAAAGGATTTCCAATGGCAATATTTTTTCTACGCCTTTCTGCTTCCTTTGGCGTCAAGGAATCCCTTGTTTTCAAAACTTCGTCCATGTAAGGACGGCTACGCTCTTCTTTGGTCAGCTTGACAGGATTTACCCATTTCTTCTCTGTTTTCTGTCTTGTTGTAGAGGTCTGTTTCTTCGTCTGCGCTTGTAAAAATCCTGCCAATATGGCAAAGATAATCAATAAACATTTTCTCATTTGTTATTTTGTAAAGTTATCTAATAATTTTTTGTCTTCAAATTTTTCTCTTTCGGTCTTCAATGAAACCAGCCAATCCAAATACATTTCCTCAGGCATTTGACGATAACCAATATCATATATATGCCCGTATTCCTTGTTCATCAGCTCAAAAAGTTCTTTGGCTTTGGGGTCTTTTTCCTGAATGATTTGCAGGTTTTGAGGATTGTTGGATTTCAGATTATAAAAATCCATCAGCTTTGTAAACTGCTCTTTGTGGGTTTCAGCCTTCAAGATAAGTGCTTTGGCAAAATTAGGATAAACACCTAATGCCCTGTTGAGTGTCTTCAAAACAAATTCTCCATCATTGCCTGGAAAACTTCGGTTGTAAGCCTGTGCCAAATCAAACAGGCATAATGCAAGACTTTCTTTATTGCTCAGGGCTTTCATAAACACACCATTTTTGATGGCATCCAAATGAATGTAACCCGAAGCTGTCAGCCAAGCATCAATCGGAAAAATTCCACTCGTAAGCTCCGTATTGTACCAACCTCCTGCTTTGATGTTGTGCTTGATGTACACATGGTTCGGTGCTAACGCCAAATTAGCATCTGCTCCGATTTCTTCTGTCAGAATCTTGTACAGATACGGCATTGAATTACAGTTCCCCTTTTTGGTTGCCAATAGTTTTGACACAAAAAGATTGGTGATATCATTATGACCGAACACATCTGTGAAATCATAAGTGAAAGGTTTGTACTGTATCACGGTATCTTTGTATTTGACAGGCAGGGTCTGACACATAATCGAATACACCGTTGCATACTTGCTCACTTTGTCTTTGTCAGATTCTTTGTAAGTCAAATCTCTGCTTTGAAGAACGGAAGTGGCAAAATGCTTTAAAAAGTTGATTTCTTCGTTCAATTTATCGAAGTCTAATTTCCCTTGATAATATGCATTTTCAACACTGAAAACGGCTTCTTTGAAGCTGTACGGCTGTTTGTCATTGAGCATATTGTCAATGGTCTGATACGAGTCATTGTAAAACTGATTGTTTTGTGCCTTGACAGTTCCTGAGACAAGCCATGCAATGAGTAAGGCTGAAAGGAACAAAGTTCTGTTTAGTAAAAATCTTTTCATCATAATTTATTAGGGTCAATCGGGAAATATTTAGGCTTTTCATCTTTTTTCTTCTGTTCCTGTGCCTTCTTCACAGCTTCCTGCTGTTGTTTTTCTTTTTGTTTTTGAAGTTGGTACAAACGCATTTTTTCTGCTAACGCATCACTCTCCTGCTTGTTCTTTTCGGTTTTAAGTCCTTTGAGCCATGATTCATAAGCATCTGAAGGCATTTCAGCATAACCCAGTTCATCAATCCTTTTGTTTTGTTCTTGGAGCTGTTGAAGCAGCTCATTGGCTTTGGGAAAATATCCTGCTCTTTCAATGTCTCTTTTATCTTGAGGATTGATGCCCAATCTTTTTAATCCTGACAAAAGTCTTACCTGCTCAACATTTGCTTTCTCTGTATTGGGAGCAATTCCGTTGGGGTACAGTTCCAGTGCCTTGTCTATGACCTTGTTTACAAACTCATCATAACCGAACTTGCGAACGTATCCTCTTGCCAAATCAAAATACGCCATTCCAAGGAGTTCCTTTTTAGTCAGGTTCTCCATATATATTTTGCTTTGTAAGGCTTCGGATTTGATATAGCCTGATTCAAGTAGTGAGGTATCTGTTGAAAACATTCCGTTGGTAAGTTCAATGTTCCTGTATTGTCCTTCATCATCCATAAAACGAACATAGGAGTGGTTCGGTGCTAATGACAGGTAAGCTTCCGTTCCCATTGCTTCTGCAAGCATCAGGTAGTATTGGGGCATTGAATGACATTGTCCTGAACCTGTTTTTAACAATTTGGAAACAAACATCTTGCTCCAATCCTTTTCACCCATGTAATCATTAAAATCATACTCAAAAGCTTTGTGAATTGTTCCTCCCAGATTCATGTCCTTAGAAAAATATTCAAACAGCATCAGGTTTTTGGAAACATGGCTCTCGGTGTCCTGTTTTCTTTCACGCATTTTTTGTAACAATTGCTTGGCTGTTTTTTGGATTCCTGATTTTAGCTTGGATATATCCTGCTTGTTGTCATAAAAAGCATTTTCTACAGTGAAATTAACATCTGTCAGGGAATAGTTGTTGGAATCCATTGCTGTGAGCTTGTTGTAGGCATCATTATATGCCTGTGTTCC
The nucleotide sequence above comes from Chryseobacterium sp. 7. Encoded proteins:
- a CDS encoding helix-turn-helix domain-containing protein, with the translated sequence MNKNIENSNVITALTQFLAAFSSVNTSDEKMNVILSKIESIEKVSSNAEEEYLLTNEVCKITRKSRPTIIDWRKKGILKPFGKSGRNYLYKKSDVLNFISNSGKFCNA